One window from the genome of Gadus macrocephalus chromosome 7, ASM3116895v1 encodes:
- the LOC132460898 gene encoding 15-hydroxyprostaglandin dehydrogenase [NAD(+)]-like produces MALEGRTAVVTGAAQGIGRSISEILLKNGAKVALLDVAEATGTTLKKSLDGQYGPERTLFIPCDVQSQQQFKAALQKAVETFGHVDIFCNNAGIANENDWEKAVSINLMGVVRGSYLALEHMNKLSGGQGGVIINIASLAGLGPFPGAPVYTATKHGVVGFTRSMAATSKMSGYGVRFNMICPTFVQTDIINSLTCPAALGQFAHLADPTRKLMEQHGVLDVSRVSEGFLQLLLDETKDGEALVVVSKGSQYYTFPSL; encoded by the exons ATGGCGTTAGAGGGCAGAACGGCGGTGGTGACTGGTGCAGCGCAGGGGATAGGAAGAAGTATTTCTGAGATTCTTCTTAAAAACGGTGCCAAG GTTGCACTGTTGGATGTCGCTGAAGCTACTGGGACCACCTTGAAGAAGTCCCTGGATGGGCAATATGGACCGGAGCGCACACTGTTCATCCCCTGTGACGTTCAATCCCAGCAGCAGTTTAAAG CTGCCCTGCAGAAAGCTGTAGAGACATTTGGACATGTTGATATTTTCTGCAACAACGCGGGCATCGCCAATGAAAATGATTGGGAGAAGGCAGTCTCCATTAATCTG ATGGGCGTTGTGAGAGGATCTTACCTGGCTCTGGAACACATGAACAAACTGAGCGGAGGTCAGGGAGGAGTGATCATCAACATCGCGTCCCTAGCAG gacTTGGTCCATTTCCAGGTGCACCCGTGTATACAGCAACCAAACATGGGGTGGTTGGATTCACAAGATCAATGGCG GCAACCTCCAAGATGTCAGGCTATGGTGTACGTTTTAACATGATTTGCCCTACCTTCGTTCAAACGGACATCATCAATTCCCTGACTTGCCCGGCAGCTCTTGGACAATTCGCCCACCTTGCAGATCCCACCAGAAAATTAATGGAACAGCATGGAGTTTTGGA TGTGTCTCGGGTGAGCGAAGGCTTCCTCCAGCTGCTGTTGGATGAAACCAAAGATGGCGAAGCTCTCGTTGTGGTCAGTAAAGGATCACAGTACTACACGTTTCCATCATTATAA
- the LOC132460893 gene encoding 15-hydroxyprostaglandin dehydrogenase [NAD(+)]-like: protein MALEGRTAVVTGAAQGIGRSISEILLKNGAKVALLDVAEATGTTLKKSLDGQYGPERTLFIPCDVQSQQQFKAALQKVVETFGHLDIFCNNAGIANENDWEKTVSINLMGVVRGSYLALEHMNKLSGGQGGVIINIASLAGLGPLPGAPIYTATKHGVVGFTRAMAETSKRSGYGVRFNTICPDFAKTDILNYLDSTATLGQFAHLADPTRKFVEQHGLLDVSQVSEAFLQLVFDETKDGASLMVLLKGSQYYTSNFLEWSDI from the exons ATGGCGTTAGAAGGCAGAACAGCGGTGGTGACTGGTGCAGCGCAGGGGATAGGAAGAAGTATTTCTGAGATACTTCTCAAAAACGGTGCCAAG GTTGCACTGTTGGATGTCGCTGAAGCTACTGGGACCACCTTGAAGAAGTCCCTGGATGGGCAATATGGACCGGAGCGCACACTGTTCATCCCCTGTGACGTTCAATCCCAGCAGCAGTTTAAAG CTGCCCTACAGAAAGTTGTAGAGACATTTGGACATCTTGATATTTTCTGCAACAACGCGGGTATCGCCAATGAAAATGACTGGGAGAAGACTGTCTCCATTAATCTG ATGGGCGTTGTGAGAGGATCTTACCTGGCTCTGGAACACATGAACAAGCTGAGCGGAGGCCAGGGAGGAGTGATCATCAACATTGCGTCCCTAGCAG gacTTGGCCCACTTCCAGGTGCACCCATTTATACAGCGACCAAACATGGGGTGGTCGGTTTCACAAGAGCCATGGCG GAAACCTCTAAGAGGTCAGGCTATGGTGTACGCTTTAACACGATTTGCCCTGACTTCGCCAAAACGGACATCCTCAATTACCTGGATTCAACGGCAACACTTGGACAATTCGCCCACCTAGCAGATCCGACCAGAAAATTTGTGGAACAGCATGGACTTTTGGA TGTGTCTCAGGTGAGCGAAGCCTTCCTACAGCTGGTGTTTGATGAAACCAAGGATGGAGCATCTCTCATGGTGCTCCTCAAAGGATCGCAGTACTACACGTCTAACTTCCTCGAGTGGTCTGATATTTGA